ACATTATGAAAGTAAGCAATAGCTCGTATTAGCAACTGGCAATCAGTGCTTGGTCAGGGGCATTATTCCAGCTAATTTGTTTTGTAGGATATAATTTTAGTGGAATTATGATTACCAGTCATAATTAGAATATCTCATCACACACACTAAAGTAGGATTTGACAGAcaaacaaaagcaaaaacaaataTCAATTCAAACAAATTATTAGAATGTGTGAAAACAGACTCGATTTCAATGTAAACAAGAAAAATATTAACTACATGTACTTTATTTGGACTCGTATCTATGAATACAATGAAGTTGGAAAATTTGAACCTTCACCCGGAACTGGATAGCATAGTTTCAGACATGATAACAAGCAACTCAAGCCAATGTATATAAGTCGGGTACAAAAGAGAACCACCTGAAACCACAGCTCCACTTGTCTGGGATTGAAGGACACTTGGGTATCCAGTGCCACGTTCTCCTCGAAACCTTGCAATACAAGATCTCTGGCCATGTGTGGCAGCAAACACAGATCATATCCTGATGCCAAAAGCAATACACATGCTCATAGTTGTGGTAGCACACAGACAAAAATTTCCTGCACATCAGTTCTGGCAATCTTTCCACTTCCACCCAGTTCCCTCCATCATCCATTTCCCACAATTTCATACTCCTTGAAATCCCATTCCTACCAAGCCCCCCCACCATATACAGTTTCCCTTCATCGGTGTTACTCACCAGCCTCACAAAAGTAAGCTCCCTTGGCATTTCAGTGTCGAGATTCTCCCATTTCCCGTTTTCCAAGTCGAAGCACACTACGGAGAACGGTTCAGTGGTAGCAAAATACAAAGACCCATTGAAGGATGCGCCTTCCTGATGGAAATTGTCAGCCAAGAGCGGTTGAAAACCATCGAATTGTCTCCATGAATGAACCTTGGAGTCGTACACAAACGCATAATTGGAAGAGAACTTGGAGCAAAGCAGGAAGATTTTATATCCGTGTGGCGTGGAAACCAAAGTAAGCATCTCGAAAGCAAAAGGGAAGAAAGGGAATTGGATGAGCCTGGAAGATTTGGCCAACAGGTTGCAAACAAGGAAAGAGGAGGAATTGGGGAGAGAGAAGCAGAAAAGTCCATTACACGATGAAAGAAGGTTAAACTGAGCGGCGGAAGGCGGTAAAAAAGACAAGGGAAGTGCTATTTTGCGCCAAGCCCCACAGATAGTATCGTAGAGAGGGAAATTACTGTAGCACTGGGGATGAGAAAGCAAaaagaatgaagagaaaagagaagcAGAAGAATACTTGGAAATGAAAGATGGAGAGAATACGAGAGACTTGAAATGCTTACAAGTTGACCTCAAATTCAACAAGGTTTTGAGAGGCAAAAAGGAGAGTATGTGCTCGAGAAGTTCCTGCGGTAGCTTGCTCCAGATTCCAGGATCCATGGCTGCTGATCTGTCTTTCAAACTTTTTGCAATCATGGCGTCTCCTGATGAGAGAGTTTAAGCCGATGCTATTGGCGTCGTTTTAATTATATGGGTTAATTTAAGATGGAGAAGGAATTGAAAAACTAACAAGTGCATTGCAAAAAGTCTTCATTTGCTGCGTTAAGTTATTCACATTTCAAACCAATCTTAAAAGAGGACAAATATAAAGAAAGAAGAGACTAGAATTTATAAAGCAGCAGTGGAGTTAGCAGTTGTGGATTGCCCTAATTAACGTTTTCTAAATTTTGACTGACCATAATTTATTTATGCAAGTGATTAGGTAATACGACCTCTACTTGCctaagaaattaataaaatataaaaagaaaataattatctaaacatgttttaatattgttagtggacatgttcaatttgatgaaAGCTAAACTTTTATTTAGTTTGGAAGGCCCAATTGCATGGATAGCAATGCCTTTTCCTGGAACAACAAAGtactcatttaatttaattatatcctTTAACGAACAACAGACAATAAAACCGGAAAAGAAATGTACATATACACAtccatctaatatatatatatatatacaagaggtAGAAAGAAGCTAAAGATGGTAGCACCAGATTCTAATCACTCCAACTATCCTCATCTTTAGCCTGCCTTTCATTCTGCATTTCCAATTTTTTTAGTTAGAACAGGCTTGTAGGACATCCATATAAAACGTGAAGAAATCGGGAGGAAATGTTCAACTTAGATTACCGTGTCATCAGTAATCGTTTTGCTTGGAGACCAGACAAGAATTTGTCGATCATTGCCGCCTGTATATAGTTCCTGAACACGGTGAACAAATCAATCAAAAGGTAGCTCAAGATTGAAAATGTTCAGCACAGAAGTCTTCAACTAACTAGATTTATTTTAGCAAGCAATTTACTATATTAGATCAAGTGGATTGATCCTATAATGATTTGATAAAACTGTTTCAACTGTTGTACTTGAACagtacatttttttctttttctttttttttttttttgggggggggggtgggAATAGATAATTAAGCAGCCTTGGGAAAGTTGTAGAGGAGTTATGTCATACCTGATCCTGTGAACTGAACCAACAACAGTTGACAGATTCATAGTGGCCTCGAAATGTAAGGGACATTTTACCAGACCATATGTCAAATGCCTACAAAATTAGGTGGACATTCAAGGTGTAAATGTTGGCAGAAcaatatgattatatatgtaaatatatgaaactcaaataaaatcaaagaaattgaTGATATAGAAAGAATTTTTTACTTTCACGACTGCCATGCATGGGACAAAAACTTGAGCTGAATCCTGAGATACGGCTAACTGAATTGCCTTGCTTGCTTGGAGGTGCACCTTTCCGAAGTTTACAAGTGTATTGTAGCCAGATTCAAGATCCCACAACTTTATTCTAGAATCAGAGCCTGAATTAAAAAGACAAAGAGAGGAATCATTACCATGTAAAATTTGGAGAGCTGAGTACCTAATTTTATTGTACAAGTAATAAGAGTTTCagaaaaaatattattgatatcAGCTAGGACAAAACAAGAAGTTTAAACTAATTTCATTTATAGTTTTCTAGATAAGCATAGTGGACTATATACACACCCCTTAGCAGCCAATGCACCTCACAAAGCTTTGAATCAATTAGTATCATCATTTACAGAgtaaattttaatcaattttctgCTTATGCATGCCTATAGTCACCTAAATGACAACTTGTAACTATTTTTATTAAAGCGACCTGATAGACTACAGCAGATTCCCCAATCACACATTGAGCACCTATAAACTACGATGAACCAGTTCTAGCCATAAATAACTACCATGGAAAAGATCAAAACTCAACCTGCACTTAGAAGGTACATGCCATCATCAGTTACTTTTAAACCAGTTACGGCACCATAATGAGCAGTGGCACGATCCTGAATGGACAGCATCCCGGGATGTAGTCTTTGTCTTGCAGAACCCTTAGATGGCATTCGACCAATGGTTGACTGTTTCATTCCATGCCCATTGGCATATTTCTTTTGTGGTACTCTTGATTTTACCAATAAGTTTTGGCCAGCTGACAGTGACTTTGAGACTGAGACCTGAGAGGGTAAAACAGAAACAAATTCAAGAGATTAAAAGAAGATCTTTATACTGGTTATTCAAACCAAAGAGTTTTatactataaaataaaaacttagatGCTATATCTATTTAAGTCACGATGAGCTATTTAAGAAAAAAGAGCTAGTGGACCAAAAGCAGCTAGGACAAAACACTACAAAACTATTCCTAGaatcaacattaaaaaaaagcATATTCTCCGTAATTTGGATAAACAGAAGACTACATCCACAATGTGATCAGCCACAGATACAAAATATTAACCACAAACAAAAGTTATGATCTTGTAACCAGTTTGCAATAGGAACAAAAGAGAAGTAGGAAGTAGATGTGACGCAACAAACCCAAAACAGACCTTATTTGCAGCTGAACGAGCCAAGACAGGTGGACGCTGTCCAAGTTGTGACTGGGACTGATCCAAAACAAGAAAACATCCAGCTCGTCGAATGTCCCAAAATCGAATTGCACCATCACATCCACCTGTTATCAAGACCCACTCACTGGATGTAGCCCATTCCACAGTCATTACTCCATCTGCCACCATGAAAACCATATAATACTTatcattttatgttaaaaattgtCCCTACCAAGTGTTAAAAGTGACAGCCGAGATGGTAGCACCACTAGCTTCGTGAGGTAATGATTTGATGACGGAATGGTCAAACCCTTTTTACCAGTTAAAGGGAAGACATATTTTCTATCATAAAGAAATATCCAAAAATGATCTTTTGAAATAAAAGCATGTCTCCCTCCCCTCAAGATGAATAAGAAGTAGATAACACAACAAATCTATTTGCATGCAGCCAAAGCAGTTAAAAAGAAGAGTTCATACTTTTAGGCTGCAAGACCAAAATAAAAGTGAGAGTAAAAGATAGTTCTCTGGCTACAGGGCTGGTCCAAAATCAGATAAGCTGCTAACTGACATCATAGTCCTGCAGCCAATGAACCTATCCGTTAAAAAACTTCTTGTCTAACTCCAGCTAAGACAAGAATATATTGATGGCAATGGACCTGAAAAGAAGGACCAGATTGTAgaagtttttcttttataatttgtataaacAGTTCACCATAATTACAGGCAACTTATAAACCATGTAAACTGGATGTCCCATACAGCATATCTCACAGACAACCAACAAGGGATATGGATATCCTTAATTATATAGAAGTTTGTACAGAATACAAATTCCAAATAAAAGCTATCAGTAATCAATAAGAGATAAAAGTGGAAACGGAACAATTCCATCAAACTTTCAGCATACCACGGTGGCCAGATAAAGTGTGAGCAAATGCCCCTGAAGAAATATCACAAAGGCGAACTTGCACATCTTCAGTTCCAGCAGCAATCAACATATGAGATGTTGCCACTGTAGACATAGCAGTCCTATAAACCTTTCCAGGCATTTTAAAATTCATCACCACCTATAATAACAAACAGAtcagatttaaaagaaaaaaccaGAGTCGGTACTCGTAATCCAAACATAACAAAGCAAACAAAATACCTGAGTCGTATTCGTGTCCCAAACTTTAATATGATGATCATAAGAACCTGTAACGAATAGTCCCGTGTCAACAGGATACCAAATGGCAGATGAAATGGCATATTTATGTCCCTTTTGGTGTTGCTTATCCACCGAAAACAAACATTTGTGTTTGGCAATCAGACCATCTCCTTCATAGTTAGTTGCTCTTTGAATATCAAAAACAGCAGCCGATGCATCAGATGCACCCGATAACAAATATCTTCCCTCAGTCAAATCCACCTAATTTACACGATAACCcccaaaaaaacttaaatttctaTAAATTAAAAGAGAGAAAACCAAAATTTTACTATAATCTTAAAGAAAGCGGGTGACTGTAGGAGGTGTAGAGTTAAAAGAGGATACCTGAAGGGAATTGATGGAGCCTCTGTGAGGAGAAACGATGTCTTTATTATTGGAGAGCTGGAGATTGGAAATCCGATTGGACTTGATCCGACTTGAAAAGGAATTCGGACGGATTTTACCCATTTCTCTATATCCGATATCCTTCCACATTTTCCTAGCATCTCTTcggcctaaactttttttttttaatttctacctgtttcttcctctttctttctttctttttttttttattctggtCCTTCCTCCTTCGAGTTTCTGACTTTGTCTGAATCAGTCCCTTTTCTTTTACAGAGCTTCTTCTTCTACAAGTACAGAAGGATGATAAGAGAAGGGGCAGAGCAGCCCACATTCTTCTTTTGATCGTTGGAATTTTAGGTCCTTTGGACTTTTGGGTTATTGGGACCTTTAAGTTTGGACCATCGACCATGAAATTGATAGCCCAAAAACGCATATCCAGTTCtggtaaaaaaatgtttttttaccTTTCATTTGTTGGCCAGCCCCTTTAGTATGTTTACTATATCATCATTTTGGGATAAGTTATAAGTGGAATGTATATAAGTATTTTGGTTACAAGAGTGTAAATATAAGTTTTTGATTTGAAATGGCATGTAAAGTTAAGTTTCTAGAtgcatgttattttttatatgaattggCAAATATGCTTTGGACTTATGGTGAACTTTGCTTAAAGTTGTATTAGTATTTAATGGTGATTATGTGTGAATGTTTAGATATGTGAATTGTGGCATGAATGATAATGAATGTGTGACTCTAAATGGTTGAATTGATGTGCCAATTGTGACATATTAGTTAGACACTTAGGATGGATGATTTAAGATtgtgttttgaaatatttttgatgtatttgaACATGTTGATTGATGATCCAATGCTTGCTTGTGACCTACCTAAGTGAACTTGAGGGCAAGTAACTTGTTGCAAAAGGGTATTGTAGGTACACACAGCCTGATACACAACccaacacacggccgtgtgccatatATGGGCATATGGCACAACTATATGATCTGTTTGATTTAGGTGATATTTGGGATACACAACCACAATTAGTTACACGACTTAACAGCACAGTCGTGTGACTCAAGATTACACAACATTAGCTTATCGCACAGCTTGACCACACTGCCATGTAACTCTTATTTACTAAAATTTGTGTCCCTTTTTTTATAGTCTACAATTAAGTCCTCGCATGTTATTGGGTTGGTTTAAATTAAGTGTGAATGATATGAAACTTGGTTGTATGAGATGTTTACATGAAATCTTGTATGTttaagtaaacagagtttaactgaaagactatttgttaaatatgactcctatttttagtcaaatttgaaaaatagtctttCAGTTAAACAGTATATTcaaatgttatatgttttatttttcattttagcatCCTATAGCTTGAGTTCGACGACCGAaccgagttaggggtgttacacctgcaCTTTAAGAAGGTTGTGAATCTACTCTTTGtgctttaatttggtcatttttagtttctatactttttgaattttaaaatttcaatcctcacCAAATGATAATGGTGTAATTGTTAAGTTATGTGATTTTCCACAATTCGTTGTGGAAAATTAAGTTCTTTTCAACACTTAATGAGCTTATATTCGagtaattttatatctttttattcACTTTGAAGATTTAATTAGTTTTgcatttaaattcaataaaatgagCTTTTAGTGTGGTTTTATGACCTGTTAAACTAATTCAAGCCTAAGAAAGAACTAACGTGTTAGTTAAGTGTATAGGACCACATTTTAGGCCAATGAGTCAGTTGACTAGTCCAGATATTGCAACAACGAAGGTAGCCTCAACACTTAGTAAAATTTCAAGCACAAATCCAAAATGTGAGCTATGGTAATCGATGTTGTGACAACCATCAGGCAATGTCACGACGTCCAACTTCAAACCAAGAGGGGGAGCATATAACCATCGATGTCACGACATCTATAAGCCAAAGTCGCGATATCCAACTTCGAGCCAAATGGGGGAGCTTACAACCATCAATGTCACAACATCCAGAAACCCTTGTCGTGACATTCAACTTCGAATCGAAAAGGGGAATATATGGCCTTTAATGTCGGAACACCGATCTGATGAGGCCCAATTGACAGCCAAGGGTGTTATTCGTCCATGTAGTCATAATTAACATGTTTAGTAGCTTGTAATTGACATGTTTTGGTCATTTAGCAAGGACACTATAAATGTTAGCTCTCTGGACTTAACTAGGGGatttatgtaacagcccgattttgggcctagtcggaacagtggtttcgggaccactatttcgaggccagagaaaattattttagtattattttatgtgttataaaataaatttataagtgcatgtaaattttggtaagttaattttagcaatttctagtctaatttcgaaaaaggactaaatcgcgtaaaaggtaaaagttgtgttttaatacctaaaggtgttaaattgccttgtatcttaaattgggggtatttaaagtgaaattaggccatttaaagtgtgatggccggccatgggagataaaatttttgaaaagtcaaaattaggtgaaatttggtcactaattttgactagttttattattaacaaatcaaaaataaaaagctatcatttttctcttctccttcaccgaaatatgcagcaaagaaatggctttgaagctggaaaatttcagcaacatatttcccttgcttgtaagtgattttaatgtctttgcttgatgatttttacatttttggaacccctaaagcatgagctttcatatgaggggtctattttgcaaaatgatgaagagtctagggttttgccatgagagtaaatgtgttgttttctctgtttttatggaagattatgagtcctagttgtctaataaacaacttttgtgaaagaaattgcatgaaaacaccttaacaagggctagattgctaagttgtaaaatgagttgtaaatgtgtgaaatagttgaaattatgagttgctatagttatgaaaatggttcatctagactcaaggagtaaagaaatgagataaaaattattttacgagcctaggggtaatttggtaattttggcaaaatataggggcaaaattgtaaaaattgcccaagtgtgtcaattgactaatttgatcagtacattgttttaataagttgaatgtgatattttagatgatgaaaatcgagatttggacctagaacggaaagaaatcgattaagggataattacgtcttttttttcacctttgtggcatcgaggtaagttcatgtgtaaataatgtagcataattgttatttttaagttattgatgttaaatatatgatatactgatttttatcatgaaatatatgatttgtggttattttcgaataaaatgcaagttatgtgtattatctgttaaatacaaagtgctaccgagtattagtttcggtattttacggaagatggcaaggagatgtgttcgaggaaaatcccgtttgaaccttaggaataga
The sequence above is drawn from the Gossypium hirsutum isolate 1008001.06 chromosome A05, Gossypium_hirsutum_v2.1, whole genome shotgun sequence genome and encodes:
- the LOC107958189 gene encoding WD repeat-containing protein ATCSA-1, which codes for MWKDIGYREMGKIRPNSFSSRIKSNRISNLQLSNNKDIVSPHRGSINSLQVDLTEGRYLLSGASDASAAVFDIQRATNYEGDGLIAKHKCLFSVDKQHQKGHKYAISSAIWYPVDTGLFVTGSYDHHIKVWDTNTTQVVMNFKMPGKVYRTAMSTVATSHMLIAAGTEDVQVRLCDISSGAFAHTLSGHRDGVMTVEWATSSEWVLITGGCDGAIRFWDIRRAGCFLVLDQSQSQLGQRPPVLARSAANKVSVSKSLSAGQNLLVKSRVPQKKYANGHGMKQSTIGRMPSKGSARQRLHPGMLSIQDRATAHYGAVTGLKVTDDGMYLLSAGSDSRIKLWDLESGYNTLVNFGKVHLQASKAIQLAVSQDSAQVFVPCMAVVKAFDIWSGKMSLTFRGHYESVNCCWFSSQDQELYTGGNDRQILVWSPSKTITDDTNERQAKDEDSWSD
- the LOC107958190 gene encoding F-box/kelch-repeat protein At5g43190, whose product is MIAKSLKDRSAAMDPGIWSKLPQELLEHILSFLPLKTLLNLRSTCKHFKSLVFSPSFISKYSSASLFSSFFLLSHPQCYSNFPLYDTICGAWRKIALPLSFLPPSAAQFNLLSSCNGLFCFSLPNSSSFLVCNLLAKSSRLIQFPFFPFAFEMLTLVSTPHGYKIFLLCSKFSSNYAFVYDSKVHSWRQFDGFQPLLADNFHQEGASFNGSLYFATTEPFSVVCFDLENGKWENLDTEMPRELTFVRLVSNTDEGKLYMVGGLGRNGISRSMKLWEMDDGGNWVEVERLPELMCRKFLSVCYHNYEHVYCFWHQDMICVCCHTWPEILYCKVSRRTWHWIPKCPSIPDKWSCGFRWFSFVPDLYTLA